One part of the Elusimicrobiaceae bacterium genome encodes these proteins:
- a CDS encoding M48 family metalloprotease — translation MAVAYEHIRRNQRNSVLWAASLPISFSVAIWLIVCGGYFLLGCLKYISYTNVWSWSDLWRQALVSAHETCLWLLPLCIGMAIFWAWQAWKQGDQIILECVRAKELPCFEHEEAFEILNTLCIRCGMITPKLYVLEDESMNAFSVGMSPKKSAIILSRGTLKQLSRTELEAVLAHELVRISQYDPRANAMLVMGLGFFTFVGEYLLYGEKNTPASDHILGMV, via the coding sequence ATGGCAGTAGCTTATGAACATATTCGCCGTAACCAACGTAACAGCGTTTTGTGGGCGGCCAGTCTGCCTATCTCGTTTTCTGTGGCAATTTGGCTGATTGTTTGCGGCGGCTATTTTCTGCTCGGTTGCTTAAAGTATATTTCTTATACCAATGTGTGGAGTTGGAGTGATTTGTGGCGACAAGCACTTGTGTCTGCGCATGAAACTTGTTTGTGGCTGTTGCCGTTATGCATAGGGATGGCTATTTTTTGGGCGTGGCAGGCCTGGAAACAGGGCGACCAAATTATTTTGGAATGTGTGCGTGCCAAAGAATTGCCCTGCTTTGAGCATGAAGAAGCATTTGAAATCTTGAACACTTTGTGCATCCGTTGTGGTATGATAACCCCCAAATTATATGTACTGGAAGATGAATCCATGAATGCTTTTTCGGTGGGGATGTCTCCTAAAAAGTCGGCTATTATTTTGTCCAGAGGGACCTTAAAACAATTGTCTAGGACCGAGTTAGAAGCGGTGTTGGCGCATGAGCTGGTACGTATTAGCCAATATGATCCGCGGGCCAACGCAATGCTGGTGATGGGGTTGGGATTTTTCACTTTTGTGGGAGAGTATCTACTTTACGGAGAGAAGAATACTCCGGCCAGTGATCATATTTTAGGCATGGT
- a CDS encoding M48 family metallopeptidase — translation MPTTYDFIEQNKRRTWLLVLLFPITFAALGYLFLFGYTNLAVQTADISSAESYYETSGAAYMGEGTPLERANRMASIVIPVLWVVAVLWIIISYYFGDQLLLRGANALKITKESQPEIFRLVENLCITSGLPLPQIYLINDNSLNAFATGRDPEHASIALTVGIVRRLERAELEGVIAHELSHIRNRDIRLMLITVAGISFFTFLSEMCFRSALRARVSRNSKNEGGARLVLLILGIFFAIYGYLIAPLIRLAVSRTREYQADASAALLTRNPGALANALEKIEKDPRVEVLDQHASMAAMCIANPLDKMGLFSEISGLFATHPPTSKRIAKLRTMDADVLRG, via the coding sequence GTGCCTACCACTTATGATTTCATAGAGCAAAACAAGCGGCGCACGTGGCTGCTTGTTTTGCTTTTTCCGATCACCTTTGCGGCTTTGGGCTATCTGTTTCTGTTCGGCTATACCAATCTGGCCGTACAAACAGCGGATATTTCTTCGGCAGAAAGTTACTATGAAACCAGTGGCGCGGCGTATATGGGAGAGGGAACTCCGTTAGAGCGTGCCAATCGTATGGCCAGTATCGTAATACCGGTATTGTGGGTAGTGGCTGTTTTATGGATTATTATTTCTTACTATTTTGGAGATCAGCTTTTATTGCGCGGAGCCAATGCCTTAAAAATAACCAAGGAGTCTCAGCCCGAAATTTTTCGCTTGGTGGAAAATTTATGCATTACTTCCGGGTTACCGCTACCCCAAATTTATCTAATTAATGACAATTCGTTAAATGCTTTTGCCACAGGCCGCGACCCGGAGCATGCTTCCATTGCCCTGACCGTTGGCATTGTGCGGCGTTTGGAGCGGGCAGAGCTGGAAGGCGTGATTGCCCATGAACTTTCTCATATCAGAAACCGAGATATTCGTTTGATGTTAATTACAGTAGCCGGTATTTCCTTTTTTACCTTTTTATCGGAAATGTGTTTCCGTTCTGCCTTGAGAGCGCGCGTTTCACGTAATAGTAAAAATGAAGGCGGTGCTCGTTTGGTTTTGCTTATTTTAGGTATTTTCTTTGCTATTTACGGATATTTGATCGCGCCGCTGATTCGTTTGGCGGTTTCCCGTACTCGCGAATATCAGGCGGATGCTTCAGCCGCGCTTCTGACGCGCAATCCGGGAGCTTTGGCAAATGCTTTGGAAAAAATAGAAAAAGATCCGCGGGTGGAAGTATTAGACCAGCATGCAAGCATGGCCGCTATGTGTATTGCCAATCCGTTGGATAAAATGGGGCTTTTTTCAGAAATCAGCGGCTTGTTTGCGACGCATCCTCCTACCTCTAAGCGTATTGCAAAATTGCGCACTATGGACGCCGATGTGCTGCGAGGTTGA